The nucleotide sequence aaaaatgtaattaatattacatacgaAATATCACAGGCAAACatagtgagatctaagattttcgcgagtattcatttaaatgaaactagtattattcggatttactatgcggattttattatttaaaaactacataatcccgacgtttcggttactttgcagcaaccgtgacgaGACGAGGTGTGTGTGTGGTcacacacctcgtctgcccgtgatcacggtagctgcaaagtaaccgaaacgtcgagattatgtagtttttaaataataaaatccgcgtagtaaatccgaataatactagtttcatttaaatcacagacaaacacttttttttacatttccatTTTACCTATCATTCGTTGTTAGGAAGCATTTAATGTTCAAGATATtgccttatttttttaataaacatttatatctattagttaaaattaaataatacttttactcACATCATTTAAACAGATAAGTCCACTGCCATATTCTTGTTGATAGTCTCGTTTTGGGGCGACGGCACACATCAGGGAGTTGGGCAATTTAGGATCGGTCTCGTTGCACAGAGATTGTTTTGGAACAATGAAGTTTATCTAGacatgtaacatttttttggtCAAATCATAGATTTCAAGTCCAAAAACCGAGAATGATgttaagttaaacatttttgatataaagtcttattacatacaatttaaaatttatgataatataaagagATGATACTGTCGTGTAATCTGGATGAGATGTcgttcagaaatatttaagtttgtttGAGTTTTACTCAAAGCGTGGTAGtggtaataaagaaaaattattttttttttatttacatgtttgTAAAGATATGGTTGCTATATACTTTGCACGAGTCCTATCCAAAACAAGTTCATGCAGTCCTAATTTATGGACAGTTCCCATTGAcgtttttaatagttatagttataatatagtatatactcgtacatgtaaatatatatatacatatatatgtgtgtgtgtatgtgtgtgtgtgtgcgtgtatgtgtgtgtgtgtgtgtgtgcatgaattataaaaaacttgtatATCATATATGTCGATGGAGGTTACTTTCTCTTCAACCTGATAGCAGTATCCCCTATCCGGCCTGCCACGGCCAAGTTTCCTAAGTTTGCATGTTTTTATGTTGGGTCCAacaattattagaattttatacatgaataaataaataaatagaatagaatgGAATAAATTAGTAGATGTTGTTCGTTTTGTTTGACGACGGGGACCTACAGCGAGGGTATGGAAGGAAAAATCAATgacttacaaaattattatcatcagAAACACCGACACATGTAGAAGCAAAAGGAAGGTGGACTTTTGGTAAGCAAGCGGGCACGGCCCACGTGATGGAGCTCTTCATACGAAGATTCAGCAACGCTATGTCATTCTCATGGGTTCCtgaaaacacaatatttttacacatgCCACATGATTTAgtagataaaagaaaaaaatatgttggtaTGTAAATGCACTTTTAGTCTACCAAAAACAGAACAGAATCCTGTTTCTTTCTAACCAACTTCAAAAAAGGAGGAGGCTATCGAttgttctgtatttttttggtttagaCAAATCTAAGTCAATATTTACCGTTGTTATACTCTGGGTGTACAGAGATGCTTCCAACGTAATGGTCGTCCCCGTATTTGTTGAAGCGTACTAACAGTGTCTCCGGGTCCTTGTTGTGTAAGCAGTAGGCTGGTGCGAGCAGAGCTGCGTCTTCGTAATTTATATAGGTAGCAGCGCATATCGGCCGGTATGGTTCGGATttgcttaaaaatatgaaaaacaattataaaatacagatgCCTATATTAGtaatggaaatatttaatgagaaagAGAGAGTATATCGCCCAAAATATAATCGggcattgaaattttatttcaagtaacGAAAATCAATGAAGTCTTAAAGCAAATCCGtactgttttatatacatttatatacgtgtgtgtaaaaaaatactttttgatgTAATGTCCATACTATGCTAGTCGTTAAATGTTCCTATTTTCCCGCcaacatattacaaaatattctgCTATATTAAAATGGACTATGGAGTGGGTGATCCGTGATAGACAGATGGAATCACTGGAATCGAGTGCATAAAGTAGGTTGAAGGACAATATTTCTTACAGTCCTCGACATAATGAGCATAAATCCAATATTTTGCGTACAATTCTTTTGACAGGTACGTTGAGATCTCTTCTGTTTATGCACCGGTCCgaaagaaaaagattttatcttCGCTGATGAAAAGAATCCAGAACTATGTCGTGTGTTTAAAAGATGTCTTAGCACTTCAACTTATCTTGGTTTTAAGCTAGTTGAGTGTGATTTACGGTCAGCTTAAGAGACTAACTCTTGCTCTAAACACCATTAAAATTGGAGTTCCCTAGAATAACCCGATTGACGGTGAAGAAATTCCCCACAGACAGAGCGCGTACTATTTACGCCTCAACCATTAAAGACTGTATTGCTATCAAAAGAGACCACTTAGAATAAGCTTCATaccttcatttattttaattaatttatcaaagaaaCACGCTAtagttaatgagatctaagattttagcgagtattcatttaaatgaaactagtattattcggatttactacgcggattttattatttaaaaactacataatcccgacgtttcggttactttgcagcaaccgtgatcgcgggcagacgaggtcACCTCGTAGTTAAGCTAAGTCACCTcggtagtttttaaataataaaatccgcgtagtaaatccgaataatactagtttcatttaaacgctatagttttaattaaagttacctacaataaaaaagtttgttttgttaatatatttctggCAACACTGATTGTTTCCATACCTGTAAACCCAAGCTCTCCATGGATACTGTCCATCCAGAACTTCTCGGAGACGACTCCTCACTTTGATAGGATAGCCCTCAGGATAACTGATGCCACATCTGCTGTCACTCTCCCTGAAAAAATGTTATGCttcgaataataaattacgtcTTAAATGATGTGCTAAAAGCTATGCTGACTTATATTATTGGCTGATGATTTCACATGTGTATCTCTACCACTAGCTTGTGTAGTAAAACTAAATACGTATAGTTTACAGTCATACACGTTGATACTACCATGTGTGCAGTTTTACGAATGAAAATCTGGAACTTCTGGTGAGAGTTCAAACGTAAATCGATTGACTTATCGTTTTGTGTTACTGCAACATTGAACATTTAACGAAacaaggaaaatattattaaactatatgCTTACCACAATTCTGTATCATAcaacatacgaagcgtttgccgtttctcatttaatatatacatttatattgcttttttaatgaaatacttttaacTCGTCGTACGTAGTAACGATGAAAAGTTGGACTAagcatacaaaattaaattaaataacataaagacagcgttaaatttttaatcttccCCTactcatgtatatatatacatcttataactttacagcaaccgtaatcgtcggcagacgagatgaaagtaaacgaaacgtcgggaaactaaaaatttacaataaaaccgAGTTATCCGAAAAACACAGtttatcttaaaaactttatttcatattaagtgTCATTCTGTAGACCTTTCAAAAACATACGTATTATTATTTGCCAATGTTTACTCGTACTtacataatttgtaaattcgtCTAGAcatcttaataattaaacatctCTGtcgagaatatttttatgtacttatAATGACTAGTGTGTCACGGACGGAGGATCTTATAACATACGTGTGTCTCATATCAAGTCTTAGTTGTAATATTTCCATATGCCtatatacatacctatataTCAAGTCCTTCTGTGTAAAACAACAGATCCGTGTCGATTGACAGTCTATGTCAACTAATCTGCCAAAAAAAttagacatatataatattaaaggtgctgataaaaatataaccagtCTTCTTAACTAAACGCCTTTATTCCATTATacaaactccttcgtgtttcCTCCGCACGGTAcccaagattataattcgtgCAACAAATagaaacgttgacattggctgAATGTCCCACGATtgcagtgcgaatgaagccacagtttaaaaaaaagacagtAGTGTGTCTGTCACGGGAAAACGAATAGCTGAGGCGGtttgagtaataaaaatatcgctaatgccttatatatttataatcaagattaattgtataatagatgcaatgtttttttctttgacgCAAGTGACTTCAAGTCAATCATCAAATCGCGGAACAAATATGTCTCAGAGCAACCAGTGAGAGAGGATGAGagtatttatactttaataactgttaaaaaagtcaaataattaatgctttaatataaaatcaatcgTTATCAAcacagtaatatataaatatatatataacttttgtttcaaatttattaaactttgtcTATTCTCATTATTAAgagttttaatgtaaaaatgttgtttttaataaatttttaataccataTCACTTACGTCAAATTGTGAATGACAGATCCCTGTTTCTTTTTGAAGTCCACTTTGGGTTCATCACACAGGTAGCACTCGTAGCAACCGGAGAGGTTTTCGATGATTTtgtcacattttatatttgacagAGACGGAGTCGGgactgaaattttaatttaacaattaaaaaatacactccaaacacataaaatatataaatataaaactatattaatatttttcggattatacaacgcgtattttattaaaccttaTACTCCtgtgtttcggttactttgcagcaaccgtgatcacgggcagacgaaatgTAGTTTTTCGACGagatgtagttttttaaaataataaaatacgtatattGTAATCCGAGAAACAttggtttaattaaattaatattcgcgAAAGACTTACATCTCAATGTaaaacacattatataatattttacatctcACAGATATTCTCCcaatacatattttgtcaGTGTCCAAGAGCTAACAGAACACTTGAAGTTTATCGGGAAAAACTATTCAATCGTACAGAATTTCcacataaaatgtataccaACCTATCTCAAAATTCTTTTCAAGCGTTTCCAGTGACAACACAGTCAACGCCAGGCTGCACGATATAGCTAaccttgaaaaaatatttctttatgacAAACATATTCATGACAAAAAAACTGAAACAACGTTCTCGATTCGTAGCAAGTGTCATGCAAGGAAATAATAggtcacaaaaataaaattattcaatcatataaaatatattaaaattataataatgaaaaattttatttttaccaaaCTGGGCTTATTATTAAGATACTTAAAGTTACAGCGAAAAATATAACGATTAATAATTTCCAATACTGACCTTAGCATTGTAAcccaattataaaaatcagataacctgaaaaaaaaaaatcataaaaacaactaaaacagaaatttatttatctactattttcataaaatcataGTTCTGATATTGTACTTATACTATGTCATAAGTATCTCCGTCTTGTAATTAAAAAGCTAAGTATTTGGGCGACTGAGAGTGATTCAGGAGACAGGAGACTTGATAAGACATCGTGCAGAGCCAATGCTTTCAAAGGAGTTCACACAACCGAACTATCTACAATTAAGTCCTTGTGGCTTAGAGGTTAGGCCCGCATCTCGTGCATGAGGGTGCTGGCAAGCCTGGCTCCTATATtattccgagtcatatgtactttgtaAGAATGTTTATAcactactaatatatatatatataatgtgtaggTAGTGTGGTAAATATATGTAGTGTATAAACATGCTAACAAGTAATGCTCAATACAACTTTCAAATAACGATAAACAAACCACCCAGTAGGTGACCAAGTTTATCAAATtcgataaacaataaatttagcaTCACCTATATCATGATTGTCAAACATTCTAAAGAAAACagtgtaaattaattcattttaaaacgaattcaaaataaacaaacaaacaagcaaatattaaaaaagttcataaaaactttgtaCGAAATGTATACAATAAGGAATATATACTACACTCATTAGtatatatggggttttccaatagggacgcttgaactttgacagctgattgcggccatgttgtttgagtgacagctgtcaaatgcagtgtgttatattcattccgtcctcccaaaccaccatggcaggttacagtgtcgagcagcacgtgcaaaccataaaattgttttatgaaaatgggtcttcagttcgagcaacgttccgcgcacttcgcccgttttacggtcgcgatgatcgtcctgccgagtcgactatccgtcgattggtggacaaattcgagtcaaccgggtcagttaacaatcagccggttcccgtgcgtcaacgtaacgcgagatctgccgagaatatcgccgctgtgcgcgacagtgtcctcgaaaacccgcggcagtcaattccgcgtcgcgcacaggaactcggcctttcgcagacgacaacttggcgaattttgcgttgtgacttgagcctgcacccgtacaagatccagctgacccaagagctcaaggttaatgaccatagacagcgccgtgtgttcgctgactgggcattagagcagttggaagttgacgccgattttggcaaaaaaatcatcttcagcgacgaggcgcatttttggatgaatggctatgtcaacaagcaaaattgccgtatttgggacgagaccaatcca is from Danaus plexippus chromosome 29 unlocalized genomic scaffold, MEX_DaPlex mxdp_37, whole genome shotgun sequence and encodes:
- the LOC116777066 gene encoding trypsin epsilon-like isoform X2 — protein: MLRLAISCSLALTVLSLETLEKNFEIVPTPSLSNIKCDKIIENLSGCYECYLCDEPKVDFKKKQGSVIHNLTLVDIDCQSTRICCFTQKDLIYRESDSRCGISYPEGYPIKVRSRLREVLDGQYPWRAWVYSKSEPYRPICAATYINYEDAALLAPAYCLHNKDPETLLVRFNKYGDDHYVGSISVHPEYNNGTHENDIALLNLRMKSSITWAVPACLPKVHLPFASTCVGVSDDNNFINFIVPKQSLCNETDPKLPNSLMCAVAPKRDYQQEYGSGLICLNDNVREPSYTVYGIMLERSGDSISLYTNISHFNSWIEEKITSSSHWWS
- the LOC116777066 gene encoding uncharacterized protein LOC116777066 isoform X1, with the translated sequence MISTLLLSDFYNWVTMLRLAISCSLALTVLSLETLEKNFEIVPTPSLSNIKCDKIIENLSGCYECYLCDEPKVDFKKKQGSVIHNLTLVDIDCQSTRICCFTQKDLIYRESDSRCGISYPEGYPIKVRSRLREVLDGQYPWRAWVYSKSEPYRPICAATYINYEDAALLAPAYCLHNKDPETLLVRFNKYGDDHYVGSISVHPEYNNGTHENDIALLNLRMKSSITWAVPACLPKVHLPFASTCVGVSDDNNFINFIVPKQSLCNETDPKLPNSLMCAVAPKRDYQQEYGSGLICLNDNVREPSYTVYGIMLERSGDSISLYTNISHFNSWIEEKITSSSHWWS